The following proteins are co-located in the Elusimicrobiota bacterium genome:
- a CDS encoding lytic transglycosylase domain-containing protein, which yields MKKTLIGISVLIIFIFFVFSVFYFETPLSIIRPVFHKQIINYYCKLYKMDPLFVTAIIKEESKFLRRAHSHMGAIGLMQLMPKTARELALELGYTNFSEKDLESPNVNINLGMYYLYKLDKLFRGDKVQILASYNAGIGNVQNWQLKNKNGSLKIEDIPYKETRIYIQNVLRTYQWLKETQKIKKLIREKIA from the coding sequence ATGAAAAAAACATTGATAGGCATTTCTGTTTTAATAATTTTTATTTTTTTTGTTTTTTCGGTTTTTTATTTTGAAACGCCTCTTAGCATTATCCGTCCGGTCTTTCATAAGCAGATAATAAATTATTACTGCAAGCTCTATAAAATGGATCCCCTTTTTGTTACCGCAATCATTAAAGAGGAATCTAAATTTCTCCGCAGGGCGCATTCCCATATGGGGGCAATAGGGCTTATGCAGTTGATGCCGAAAACCGCGCGCGAACTTGCTTTAGAACTGGGCTATACAAATTTCAGCGAAAAAGACCTTGAAAGCCCTAATGTCAATATCAATCTGGGAATGTATTACCTTTATAAGCTTGATAAATTGTTCAGAGGCGATAAAGTGCAGATTCTTGCATCTTACAACGCAGGCATCGGGAATGTCCAAAACTGGCAGCTAAAAAATAAAAACGGTTCGTTAAAAATTGAAGACATACCATATAAAGAAACTAGAATCTATATTCAAAATGTCTTAAGGACTTACCAATGGCTGAAAGAAACCCAAAAAATCAAAAAACTGATTCGGGAAAAGATAGCCTGA